From Lawsonia intracellularis PHE/MN1-00, the proteins below share one genomic window:
- a CDS encoding shikimate kinase: MKYSITPTCISFIGISDFKKDFIGKLFAQYINWAYLNTNHIIEAYYGMAIKDIIYNNKNESFLTIESNIISSLNIKRTIIFTGNTCSYKMETMQYLQHIGPVVYIYTPFLKILPYLNQLKRKDMLISPSITTNNFEAFFYERDTLYSYWSTHIINDNQPIQKIINILLNLFYNSQVKTN, translated from the coding sequence ATGAAGTATAGTATCACGCCAACATGTATAAGTTTTATTGGGATATCAGACTTTAAAAAAGATTTTATTGGGAAATTATTTGCTCAATATATTAATTGGGCCTACTTAAATACAAATCACATTATAGAAGCATATTATGGGATGGCAATTAAAGACATTATTTATAATAATAAAAATGAATCATTTCTTACTATAGAAAGTAACATTATCTCTTCCCTCAATATAAAACGAACCATTATTTTTACAGGAAATACTTGTAGTTATAAAATGGAAACTATGCAGTATCTACAACACATTGGCCCTGTTGTATATATCTATACTCCATTTTTAAAAATTCTTCCATATCTTAACCAACTTAAAAGAAAAGATATGTTAATAAGTCCATCTATCACTACTAATAACTTTGAAGCATTTTTTTATGAAAGGGACACACTATATAGTTACTGGTCAACACACATAATAAATGACAATCAGCCTATTCAAAAAATTATAAACATCCTTCTTAACTTATTCTATAATTCACAAGTAAAAACTAACTAA
- a CDS encoding ferritin-like domain-containing protein, protein MAKKTIKEQRISKVIDALNYARSMELHAISQYMNQHYNLDNSDYGQFASNVKLIAIDEMRHAEMFAERIKELDGEPTSDLAEKVTKGQKVRIVFSYDTDLETKTIDEYNRLLNICRENGDSISAKLFENILEEEQSHLNYFSNTDGHIKTLGDTYLSKIAGTKLIEIPSKGFVSEESKAS, encoded by the coding sequence ATGGCAAAGAAAACAATTAAAGAACAACGTATTTCAAAGGTAATTGATGCATTAAATTATGCAAGAAGTATGGAGTTACATGCTATTAGTCAATATATGAATCAGCATTATAATCTTGATAATTCTGATTATGGCCAGTTTGCCTCAAATGTTAAATTAATTGCAATTGACGAAATGAGGCATGCAGAAATGTTTGCAGAGCGTATAAAAGAACTTGATGGTGAACCAACATCTGATCTTGCTGAGAAGGTAACTAAGGGGCAAAAAGTTAGAATAGTTTTTTCTTATGATACAGATCTTGAGACAAAAACAATTGATGAGTACAATAGGCTTCTTAATATCTGTAGAGAAAATGGTGATTCTATTAGTGCAAAGCTTTTTGAAAATATTCTTGAAGAAGAACAGTCACATTTAAATTACTTTTCAAATACAGATGGTCATATTAAAACTCTTGGAGATACATATCTTTCAAAAATTGCTGGAACAAAATTAATAGAAATACCTTCTAAAGGTTTTGTAAGTGAAGAGTCTAAAGCAAGTTAG
- the glmS gene encoding glutamine--fructose-6-phosphate transaminase (isomerizing), producing the protein MCGIIAYAGHRPAIPVIIEGLRHLEYRGYDSAGIGFIQGETLYHVKAKGKLNALEKKLSTYSPMLSTVGIGHTRWATHGSPSECNAHPHVNEECGIAIVHNGIIENFHELKHTLSEKQYQFKSETDTEVLTHLIAEGCKQYSSLIESFAWALRQAKGTYAVALISENNPSMVLAARMSAPLILGVGTGEYFIASDIPSFLNYTREVVFLEDNEIISITDNSWQVNDLFTLNPVKKSIQTISWDKHSAQKNGYKHFMLKEIFEQPQVIEECLSERINQETDHIYFPELDNLPIPTRIIVVACGSSYHAGIWGRNILERWAKIPTLPEIASEFRYQELITSPGELIIVISQSGETADTLAALKLAKEKGCKVIALCNVIGSTIAREADATIYTQAGPELSVASTKAVCSQMILLALLALYYSQRKKTLDIQLQQNILSDLKQLPQILQQSLPTIQDKANELAKCYSTSSSFFFLGRGEAYPLALEGALKLKELSYIHAEGYASGEMKHGPIALIDKNFPTVVIALYNNLFSKSQSNIAEIQARNGPVIILTNAPLHSNTYNENHLWTIPNAGFFTNFVTLSALQLFSYEMAGYLGKDVDQPRNLAKSVTVE; encoded by the coding sequence ATGTGTGGAATTATTGCCTATGCTGGCCATAGACCTGCTATCCCTGTTATTATTGAAGGACTTCGCCATCTAGAGTATCGTGGGTATGACTCTGCTGGGATAGGCTTTATCCAAGGGGAAACGCTCTATCATGTTAAAGCAAAAGGTAAGCTTAATGCTTTAGAAAAAAAACTCTCTACCTATTCACCAATGCTTTCTACAGTTGGTATTGGCCATACACGATGGGCTACACATGGATCTCCCTCTGAGTGTAATGCACACCCTCATGTAAATGAAGAATGTGGTATTGCCATTGTTCATAATGGAATTATAGAAAACTTTCATGAGTTAAAACATACCCTTTCTGAAAAACAGTACCAGTTTAAATCAGAAACAGATACAGAAGTTCTTACTCATCTTATCGCAGAAGGATGTAAACAATATTCTTCTTTAATCGAAAGTTTTGCATGGGCATTACGCCAAGCAAAAGGGACATATGCTGTTGCCCTTATTAGTGAGAATAATCCTTCTATGGTACTTGCTGCACGTATGTCTGCTCCTCTTATTCTCGGCGTCGGTACTGGAGAATATTTTATTGCTTCAGATATTCCTTCATTCCTAAATTATACACGTGAAGTTGTATTCTTAGAAGATAATGAAATTATATCTATTACAGATAACTCATGGCAAGTTAATGATTTATTTACATTAAATCCTGTAAAAAAATCTATTCAGACTATCTCTTGGGATAAACATTCAGCACAAAAGAATGGTTATAAGCATTTCATGCTTAAAGAAATTTTTGAGCAACCACAAGTTATTGAAGAATGTCTTTCTGAAAGAATTAATCAAGAAACGGATCATATCTACTTCCCAGAATTAGATAATTTACCTATCCCAACACGTATAATTGTTGTAGCATGTGGATCTTCCTATCATGCTGGAATATGGGGAAGAAATATATTGGAACGTTGGGCAAAAATCCCAACGCTACCTGAAATTGCTTCTGAATTCCGATATCAAGAGCTTATTACTAGCCCTGGAGAACTAATAATAGTTATTAGTCAATCTGGAGAAACAGCAGATACATTAGCTGCACTTAAACTTGCTAAAGAAAAAGGATGTAAAGTTATTGCATTATGCAATGTTATAGGTTCAACAATTGCTCGTGAAGCAGATGCTACTATTTATACCCAAGCAGGACCAGAGTTAAGTGTAGCATCTACAAAAGCTGTCTGTAGTCAAATGATTCTTTTAGCTCTTCTTGCATTGTATTATAGTCAACGAAAAAAAACCTTAGATATTCAGTTACAACAAAATATTTTATCTGACTTAAAACAACTACCACAAATTTTACAACAATCACTTCCTACTATACAGGATAAAGCTAACGAACTTGCAAAATGCTACTCAACGTCTTCAAGCTTCTTTTTCCTTGGTCGAGGAGAAGCATACCCTTTAGCTCTAGAAGGAGCATTAAAACTAAAGGAACTCTCATATATTCATGCTGAAGGTTATGCCTCTGGAGAAATGAAACATGGCCCAATTGCTCTTATTGATAAAAATTTCCCAACAGTTGTAATTGCACTATACAATAATCTATTTTCTAAATCTCAATCGAATATTGCAGAAATACAAGCTCGAAATGGACCAGTTATTATACTCACGAATGCACCTCTTCATTCTAACACATATAATGAAAATCACTTATGGACTATACCAAACGCAGGTTTTTTTACAAACTTTGTAACCCTTTCAGCATTACAACTTTTTAGTTATGAAATGGCTGGATACCTTGGGAAAGATGTAGACCAACCTAGAAATCTAGCTAAAAGTGTTACTGTAGAATAA
- a CDS encoding autotransporter domain-containing protein yields the protein MSYCTNFYIIFSLLKLKRISITHIIYFFYTIVHLFLFIHPSYAIIDLGTLGGTNSQACAISPDGLTVVGFSNTYLGTKHAFKYKLGRMFDLGTLGGKNSTAIASCEFGSIIIGNSDIPGNNHNHAFVYTDHHGLYDLGTLGGKDSTAKAISHDGKVIIGSSMTENGDVQAFIQKMTTFFVNDQIFFTPQGNLINLGTLGGPFSYATDLSYDGRVIVGSSSTPLGEVHAFKHTPLLGMFDLGTLGGTFSIAESVSLDGDTIVGSSTTNQGTTHAFKYTPLLGMYDLGTLGGTYSKAIKVSGLGNVVIGESSICNGNIHAFKYSDSTGMVNLGTLGGNQSQAIGLSYYGTIVVGNAHTFQNKMHGFIHTDQTGILDIGTLGGEESFITGISLDGQIICGYSNTSNGAIHAFIHRTNIADIPPRPQSVIRLQQPLSSPDYTPPDSFSIITSNPSTPTSETSSLSNHTSPPSSPSTSTPLTSYCHHFPSSFYKLTNITPLSSNDTSMVMASPPASPSTSTPLTSYCRHFPSSFYKLTNITPLSSNDTSTVITSPPVHSSNKSYLSTPNSDNSLKNNDCLSPQSSANSSPICGPDSILQRLQAVATKLEIFQQQQQTSSSSNPDQIDGTLQHSSYVSSPQQPSRNSATYHSSNTESPDTSGNFTPPEEEEEEQQQIIQRLGATNPQLNQANSQVSTQTTSSSQQVTPETEVYIHHLFNPRKLVDVHNTSLALELDAAQLSNILANNYEEINQALNSDCNTFGPYGFCLNVGNRYLSTKDSKVSQSIGMVNVAFKFTPYLRIGLALDKALTKYNNQYKIKCSEPLTTLYCVYEQSTQSTGIKFKITGTQRISDVKIARILLPYTEEGKGHTKMKSFGFEAQAGYGFMLSSNWSLQPIVGVQHINITRKKYQEFPQVQFPITYNQAGIQITNVETAALLEGKVTNWFTIDFTGSIKHIIHQNNKSYTGTIPYLGEFKLPFNTKKKNTMLLELVQHFYLILNKLYVYK from the coding sequence ATGTCTTATTGTACTAATTTTTATATCATATTTTCCTTATTAAAGTTAAAAAGGATATCAATAACACATATTATCTACTTTTTTTATACAATAGTACATCTATTTCTTTTTATACATCCTTCCTATGCAATAATTGATCTAGGTACACTTGGAGGAACAAACTCACAAGCGTGTGCTATTTCTCCTGATGGGCTTACTGTTGTTGGATTCTCAAATACCTACCTAGGCACTAAGCATGCATTTAAATACAAACTAGGCAGAATGTTTGATCTTGGTACACTTGGAGGAAAAAATTCAACTGCCATTGCAAGTTGTGAGTTTGGTAGCATTATAATTGGTAATTCAGATATACCAGGGAATAATCATAACCATGCATTTGTATATACAGATCATCATGGATTATATGATCTTGGTACACTTGGAGGAAAAGACTCAACCGCAAAAGCTATCTCACATGATGGGAAAGTTATTATAGGTTCTTCAATGACAGAAAATGGTGACGTTCAAGCTTTCATCCAAAAAATGACAACATTCTTTGTAAATGATCAAATATTTTTCACTCCTCAAGGCAATCTAATTAACTTAGGAACTCTAGGTGGACCATTCTCATATGCAACCGATCTTTCTTATGATGGAAGAGTTATTGTTGGCAGTTCAAGTACTCCACTTGGTGAAGTTCATGCATTTAAGCATACGCCTCTATTGGGAATGTTCGATCTAGGAACTCTAGGCGGAACATTCTCAATAGCAGAGTCTGTATCTCTTGATGGAGATACTATTGTTGGTTCTTCAACTACAAATCAAGGAACAACCCATGCATTTAAGTATACACCTCTATTAGGAATGTATGACCTAGGAACATTAGGTGGTACTTACTCAAAAGCTATAAAAGTATCTGGATTAGGAAACGTAGTAATAGGAGAATCATCAATTTGTAATGGGAATATACATGCGTTTAAGTATAGTGACTCAACAGGAATGGTTAATTTAGGGACCTTAGGAGGAAATCAGTCTCAAGCCATAGGACTTTCATATTATGGGACTATAGTAGTTGGAAATGCACATACTTTTCAAAATAAAATGCATGGATTTATACATACAGATCAAACAGGAATACTTGATATTGGAACATTAGGTGGAGAGGAGTCTTTTATTACAGGGATATCATTAGATGGACAAATAATTTGTGGGTATAGTAATACTTCTAATGGAGCTATTCATGCTTTTATCCATCGTACTAATATAGCTGATATTCCCCCAAGACCACAATCTGTAATAAGATTACAACAACCTCTTTCATCTCCTGATTATACTCCACCTGACTCTTTCAGCATCATTACTAGTAATCCTTCCACTCCTACCTCAGAAACAAGCTCTCTTAGTAACCATACTTCTCCTCCTTCCTCTCCCTCAACTTCAACCCCTCTTACTTCTTATTGTCACCACTTCCCTTCATCTTTTTATAAACTTACAAATATCACCCCTCTATCTAGTAATGATACCTCTATGGTCATGGCTTCTCCTCCTGCCTCTCCTTCAACTTCAACCCCTCTTACTTCTTATTGTCGCCACTTCCCTTCATCTTTTTATAAACTTACAAATATCACCCCTCTATCTAGTAATGATACCTCTACTGTTATAACCTCTCCTCCTGTTCATTCTTCCAATAAATCTTATCTATCAACGCCTAATAGTGATAACAGCTTAAAAAATAATGATTGTCTTTCTCCACAATCTAGCGCTAATAGCTCACCAATTTGTGGACCTGATTCAATATTACAAAGGTTACAAGCAGTAGCAACAAAGCTGGAAATATTTCAACAACAGCAACAAACCTCTTCTAGCAGTAATCCTGACCAAATAGATGGGACCTTACAACATAGCTCTTACGTTTCCTCCCCTCAACAACCTTCAAGAAATTCTGCTACCTATCATTCTTCTAACACTGAATCTCCTGATACTTCTGGGAACTTTACACCTCCAGAAGAAGAAGAAGAAGAGCAACAACAAATTATTCAGAGATTAGGAGCAACAAATCCTCAATTAAACCAAGCTAACTCTCAAGTAAGTACACAAACAACATCTTCATCACAACAAGTAACTCCTGAAACTGAAGTTTATATTCACCACCTATTTAACCCAAGAAAACTTGTTGATGTACATAATACATCACTAGCGTTAGAACTTGATGCAGCACAGTTATCAAATATTCTTGCAAACAATTATGAAGAAATTAACCAAGCACTCAACTCTGATTGTAATACATTTGGTCCATATGGATTTTGTTTAAATGTTGGGAACCGTTATTTATCGACTAAAGACTCAAAAGTATCTCAATCTATAGGTATGGTTAATGTTGCTTTCAAATTTACTCCTTATTTAAGAATTGGACTTGCTTTGGACAAAGCTCTAACAAAATACAATAATCAATATAAAATTAAATGTTCAGAACCGCTTACAACATTATATTGTGTCTATGAGCAATCAACACAGTCTACAGGAATTAAGTTTAAAATAACTGGAACCCAAAGAATATCTGATGTAAAGATTGCTCGAATACTACTACCATATACAGAAGAAGGTAAAGGACATACAAAAATGAAAAGTTTTGGATTTGAGGCACAAGCTGGTTATGGGTTTATGTTATCTTCTAATTGGTCTCTCCAGCCAATTGTTGGTGTACAGCATATAAATATTACTCGAAAAAAGTATCAAGAGTTTCCTCAAGTTCAATTCCCAATTACCTATAACCAAGCAGGAATTCAAATAACAAATGTAGAAACGGCTGCTCTTCTAGAAGGAAAAGTAACTAACTGGTTCACCATAGATTTTACAGGAAGTATAAAACACATTATACATCAAAATAATAAAAGTTATACTGGGACTATACCATATCTAGGAGAGTTCAAGTTACCTTTCAACACAAAAAAAAAAAATACTATGCTGTTAGAGTTGGTACAACATTTTTACTTGATTCTAAACAAACTTTACGTTTACAAATAG
- a CDS encoding sodium:solute symporter family transporter produces MDNFRHGIPVGDIMGINLGKKGRIIAEILGCVLCTGILATQVGAMGVLFSTYTSLTSTQGILLGCGIIISYTIFGSMHSVVLTDLVQFTVLVIIIPLFYGLGFKN; encoded by the coding sequence ATGGATAACTTTCGACATGGTATACCAGTTGGAGATATTATGGGAATTAATTTAGGTAAAAAAGGTCGTATTATTGCAGAAATTTTAGGATGTGTATTATGTACAGGTATTTTAGCCACTCAAGTTGGAGCTATGGGTGTATTGTTTAGTACATATACAAGTTTAACATCAACACAAGGTATTTTATTGGGTTGTGGTATTATAATTAGTTATACTATATTTGGTAGTATGCATTCAGTTGTATTAACAGATCTTGTTCAATTTACTGTATTAGTAATTATAATTCCTCTTTTTTATGGATTGGGCTTCAAGAATTAG
- a CDS encoding CesT family type III secretion system chaperone, with protein sequence MSSQYFQQIMEDFFKELGIESYKQPELTYVLTAQDFGEIIIAEQPTQWVTLLAQIGEKPFDSSILWYQDILIENSLLDKATPKPSLGLIGKTLIQNAQLPLEYLTLQLLKQWIEFFLKIAVENQKRFIVNWKENV encoded by the coding sequence ATGAGTTCTCAGTACTTCCAACAAATTATGGAAGATTTTTTTAAAGAACTTGGGATTGAATCTTATAAACAACCTGAATTAACTTATGTCTTAACAGCCCAAGACTTTGGGGAAATTATTATTGCTGAACAACCTACACAATGGGTTACACTACTAGCTCAAATAGGAGAAAAACCTTTTGATTCTAGTATATTATGGTATCAAGATATACTTATTGAAAATTCCCTTTTAGATAAAGCTACTCCTAAGCCCAGTCTTGGACTTATAGGGAAAACACTTATACAAAATGCACAACTCCCCTTAGAATACCTCACATTACAACTACTAAAACAATGGATTGAATTCTTTCTTAAAATTGCTGTTGAAAATCAAAAAAGATTTATCGTAAATTGGAAAGAAAATGTATAA
- a CDS encoding autotransporter outer membrane beta-barrel domain-containing protein: MIDSGSGNPLGNMAPAPGFGANNIQGQGDSRQLLEKVKDFLNLLVYQDKDKKPTQPQSGYNVIANQGSVKGLSYVIHGAIQEVQNSMRVLALNMNTARLTSEKPFRIFGSLSGQASSQRNSGASTQAGVMYAIPMFPKLWVGTAISQGRERKKEYQGVDIAKAYGGAKAKTETNQASVIAAWNVAEPGLMGYVEGTFGWGETKNTRVFTHAGERITTKGAAHTSTNGGIARVGYNIEITPMMMLTPYAEVSIATARWDSYKESGRILPAKISATREHVIEHRAGLKVDWHISDVCKIQAWGAAILGERNNTGVTAKPISLYSVSISSGKDKSRYKQLEVGSNIDFKITHNCGVGVNVGIRTKDGEKDKSIKPQCMGIHFWYDF, translated from the coding sequence TTGATAGATTCTGGTTCTGGAAATCCTCTTGGGAATATGGCTCCAGCTCCAGGGTTTGGTGCTAATAATATTCAAGGACAAGGAGATAGTAGACAATTATTAGAGAAAGTGAAGGATTTTTTAAACTTATTAGTATATCAAGATAAAGATAAAAAACCAACACAACCTCAATCAGGCTATAATGTAATAGCAAATCAAGGGTCTGTAAAAGGACTGAGTTATGTTATACATGGAGCTATACAAGAAGTACAAAATTCTATGAGAGTGTTAGCATTAAATATGAATACAGCACGATTAACATCTGAGAAACCATTCCGTATATTTGGTTCACTCAGTGGACAAGCAAGTAGTCAAAGAAATAGCGGGGCTTCAACACAAGCTGGTGTAATGTATGCTATACCTATGTTTCCAAAATTATGGGTTGGTACAGCTATATCTCAAGGTAGGGAGAGAAAAAAAGAGTATCAAGGAGTAGATATAGCAAAAGCATATGGTGGAGCTAAAGCTAAAACAGAAACAAATCAAGCTTCAGTTATTGCTGCATGGAATGTAGCTGAACCAGGGCTTATGGGATATGTTGAAGGCACATTTGGATGGGGTGAAACAAAAAATACACGTGTATTTACTCATGCTGGTGAACGTATCACAACTAAAGGTGCAGCACATACTTCAACAAATGGTGGCATAGCACGTGTAGGGTATAATATAGAAATTACTCCAATGATGATGCTTACACCTTATGCTGAAGTATCTATTGCAACAGCTCGTTGGGATTCATATAAAGAATCTGGTCGGATATTACCCGCAAAAATAAGTGCAACTAGAGAACATGTTATTGAACATAGAGCTGGATTGAAAGTCGATTGGCATATTTCAGATGTTTGTAAAATCCAAGCATGGGGGGCTGCTATTTTAGGAGAGAGAAATAATACAGGTGTAACCGCAAAACCAATATCATTGTATTCAGTAAGTATCTCAAGCGGTAAAGATAAATCAAGATATAAACAGCTTGAAGTTGGAAGTAACATTGATTTTAAAATTACTCATAATTGTGGAGTTGGTGTTAATGTTGGAATCCGTACAAAAGATGGTGAAAAAGATAAAAGTATAAAACCTCAATGTATGGGAATTCATTTCTGGTACGACTTTTAA
- the ahcY gene encoding adenosylhomocysteinase — protein MIQTSPIPVNLSLPYKIADISLADFGKKEMQLSEREMPGLMTLIQRYKEKKPLKGLKITGSLHMTIQTALLIKTLYYLGANIRWASCNIFSTQDHAAAAIADLNYASVFAWKGETLEEYWWCIEMALTWPDGSGPDLIIDDGGDATLIIHKGVEIEKNPELLKQSHSDKEIKIIMDRLKVMYNTSPTHWTKIAKNIRGVSEETTTGVHRLYQLAEENKLLFPAINVNDSVTKSKFDNLYGCRESLADGIKRATDIMIAGKVVVIAGYGDVGKGCAQSMRGFGARVIITEIDPICALQAAMEGFEVMTMEQAAAEGDIFVTATGNLHVITHNHMNKMKDEAIICNIGHFDNEIEMSWLENNSECKKVNIKPQVDKWVLPNGRSMIVLAEGRLVNLGCATGHSSFVMSTSFTNQVLAQLELAHNKLENKVYILPKKLDEEVARLHLERLGVTLTTLTQEQADYIDVPIEGPYKSEHYRY, from the coding sequence ATGATTCAGACTTCCCCTATTCCAGTTAATCTTTCTTTACCCTATAAAATTGCTGATATCTCTCTAGCAGATTTCGGGAAAAAAGAAATGCAACTTTCAGAAAGGGAAATGCCTGGTCTTATGACATTGATCCAACGCTATAAGGAGAAAAAACCTTTAAAAGGCCTAAAAATTACAGGTTCTTTACACATGACTATCCAAACTGCTTTACTTATAAAAACACTTTATTACTTAGGTGCAAATATTCGTTGGGCCTCATGTAATATTTTCTCAACACAAGATCATGCTGCTGCTGCTATCGCAGACCTAAATTATGCCAGTGTTTTTGCATGGAAAGGAGAAACATTAGAAGAATACTGGTGGTGTATAGAGATGGCACTTACATGGCCTGATGGTTCTGGCCCTGACCTTATTATTGATGATGGTGGAGATGCTACACTTATAATCCATAAAGGGGTAGAAATCGAAAAAAATCCTGAGTTATTAAAACAAAGCCATAGTGATAAAGAAATAAAAATTATTATGGATCGACTTAAAGTAATGTATAATACTTCTCCTACTCACTGGACGAAAATAGCTAAAAATATTCGTGGAGTCTCTGAAGAAACAACAACAGGGGTACATCGTCTTTACCAGCTTGCTGAAGAAAATAAACTTCTTTTCCCTGCAATTAATGTTAACGATTCAGTAACAAAGTCTAAGTTTGATAACCTTTATGGATGTAGGGAATCTTTAGCAGATGGAATTAAAAGAGCTACAGATATTATGATCGCAGGGAAAGTAGTTGTCATTGCTGGATATGGTGATGTAGGGAAAGGGTGTGCACAGTCTATGCGCGGCTTTGGAGCTCGTGTAATTATTACAGAAATTGATCCTATTTGTGCATTACAAGCTGCTATGGAAGGCTTTGAAGTTATGACAATGGAACAAGCTGCAGCTGAAGGCGATATCTTTGTAACAGCTACAGGCAACCTTCATGTTATTACACATAACCATATGAATAAAATGAAAGATGAAGCTATTATTTGCAATATTGGGCACTTTGATAATGAAATTGAAATGAGCTGGCTAGAAAATAATTCAGAATGTAAAAAAGTAAACATTAAACCACAAGTAGATAAATGGGTCCTCCCCAATGGACGATCAATGATTGTTCTTGCTGAAGGAAGACTTGTTAATCTTGGATGTGCCACAGGTCACTCAAGTTTTGTTATGTCTACAAGCTTTACAAATCAAGTCCTTGCTCAACTTGAATTAGCCCATAATAAATTAGAAAATAAAGTCTATATTCTTCCTAAAAAGCTTGATGAAGAAGTCGCACGCCTACACCTTGAACGTCTTGGAGTAACTCTAACAACATTAACACAAGAACAAGCTGACTATATTGATGTCCCTATTGAAGGACCATATAAATCAGAACATTACAGATATTAA
- a CDS encoding phosphoglycerate dehydrogenase, giving the protein MRVAIISSSFARYDKKPLELLSQAGIEYILNEQGYHLTDEELIQIIDGCAGIIVGSEPLPKKVLETNPRLKTIACCGKHLDNIDVEYAQEKNIIIYNPPKGYAIAVAEFTVGLILSLIRQIPYQDKEVRSGVWHKRIGNLLHGKRVGIIGLGQVGKAVAERLLPFGVDIAYNDPNVYSTTFQKFDLDKLIDWSNIITIHCSKPIKAGPILDLGRLSLMQPGSYIINVAHGGLIDEKALCGLLTAGHLAGAALDVFGKEPYDGLLKNINNTILTPHIGAYAKESKIIMETDAVTNIIDTLKNS; this is encoded by the coding sequence ATGAGAGTAGCAATTATATCATCTTCTTTTGCTCGATATGATAAAAAACCACTTGAACTACTTAGCCAAGCTGGAATTGAATATATCCTTAATGAACAGGGGTATCATCTCACTGATGAAGAACTAATACAAATAATAGATGGTTGTGCTGGTATCATTGTTGGTTCAGAACCATTACCCAAAAAAGTTTTAGAGACTAACCCAAGACTCAAAACTATTGCTTGCTGTGGGAAACATCTTGATAATATTGACGTTGAATATGCTCAAGAAAAAAATATTATTATTTATAATCCTCCTAAAGGTTATGCAATTGCTGTTGCAGAATTTACAGTGGGCCTTATCCTATCTCTTATACGTCAAATACCATACCAAGATAAAGAAGTTCGTTCAGGAGTATGGCATAAACGTATAGGAAATCTTTTACATGGGAAACGTGTTGGTATCATAGGTCTTGGACAAGTAGGAAAAGCAGTAGCTGAACGACTATTACCATTTGGTGTAGACATTGCTTATAATGATCCAAATGTATATAGTACTACATTCCAAAAATTTGATCTTGATAAACTTATAGATTGGTCAAATATTATTACTATTCACTGTAGTAAACCTATAAAAGCCGGCCCTATTCTTGACTTGGGAAGACTTTCACTAATGCAACCAGGAAGTTATATTATTAATGTAGCACATGGAGGATTAATTGATGAAAAAGCATTATGTGGACTTTTAACTGCAGGTCATTTAGCTGGAGCTGCTCTGGATGTCTTTGGGAAAGAACCATATGATGGTCTTCTAAAAAATATTAATAATACAATTCTTACACCACACATAGGAGCTTATGCAAAAGAATCAAAAATAATTATGGAAACAGATGCTGTAACAAACATCATTGATACATTAAAAAACTCCTAA